Genomic window (Jeotgalibacillus aurantiacus):
TGATGATGATCTTCCTCTAATTGAATATAAGCACGTGTGTGATCCATAGAATATTTCAGGATGTTTCCAATCAGATTGTCAAAAACCCGCCACAGCTTCTGTCCGTCTACAAATGCCATCACTGGCGTATTTGGTTTCGACACGCGGATTTGGATTGAGGACTGCTGGACGGCATCATCATGCTCACCAAGTGCCTGTTCAAGCAGCTGATTTATATCTATCCTTGATTTAATGAGTTCGACACTGCCTGACGCCATTTTAGATACTTCAAACAAATCTTCTATCAGCATTTTAAGGCGCTTCGATTTCTGATCAATAATGTCTACATATTTACGCTGCTCTTCCTGGGGTAACTGTTGATCCTTCAGTAACTGAGTATACGTCATGATAGATGTCAAAGGTGTCCTGAGATCGTGACTGACGTTTGTAATGAGCTCTGTTTTTAAACGCTCACTTTTTGCCTGCTCCTGTCTGGAAACATGGACACCATCCTTCATTGTGTTGATATTTTGAGCGAGCTCGGCAAAAATGGATTTTCCTTTTACAGGAAGGTTCTGCTGAAGATTGCCCTGAGCGGCCTGTTCGGAAGCCGTCACGATCTGATTTAAGTAACCGATTCTTTTAAACATGAAAAGCATCAATAAGCAGGAGAGTATAAACAAAGGCAATAAAAAGATAAAAAATTGCGCTTCAATTAATACGCCAACAACAAATACACCTGAAGCCCCTACGGATAGGGCGAGAAACAAAAGTTGCCAAGCCAGGTGACGTCGAACGAAGGCTTCGCTTACAATCTTCCACAAGCGATAAGAAAGTGATGCTTTTACATCATGTTGCCAATTTGAAAAAGCCTTCAACCTCCGATATAGAAAAACAGATTGAAACAAGCTGAAGGAAAACGCAATAGTTCCATGCACAAAGTAATAGATAAAGCTTGAAGAATAAGTATTCACGTAGTTTATGTCCAATATGTTTGAAGACCGGAAATGGTCAAGACAAACACCCCATGAAATAAGAACAATGATCAATGCAGCATCCAGCGGGATCCGGTCATAAAAAGGCTGCCATTTTTCAGGTGACAATTGCCTTGTTAGCTTTGCATTGTTGAACCAAATGAAAACAATAGCCAGAGCCATCGCCGCACCGCCGGTAAAGATCCAGGAAAATGCAGAGAAGTATGGAATGGACCACAGTGATGACCATGCGTTGAACAGACCACCCGTGCCGTATGACAATAGTAACAGCCAAAAAATCATCGCTAATTTATCTCTCAATTTTGTATCCAATTCCCCACACCACCTTTAAATATCTTGGATTTTTCGGATCAATCTCAATCTTCTCCCGGATTTTTCTTATATGGACTGCCACTGTATTTTCAGCGTTATAGGACGGTTCCTTCCAGACACGTTCATAAATATCATTAATGGAGAAAACCCGTCCCGGATGCCTCATCATCAATTCGACAATCCGAAACTCGGTTGGCGTCAATTTGACAGTCTCACCATCTACGCTGACTTCTTTGGCTTCAGGGTCAAGTGCAAGACCATTCAGTTTAATCACATGTGTCTGGTCTTCAAAATGACCGAGGGTGACAAACCGTCTTAACTGAGATTTCACCCTTGCAATCAGTTCAAGCGGATTAAAAGGTTTTGTCACATAGTCGTCAGCCCCAATTTGCAGACCAAGTATTTTATCTGTATCCTCACTCTTCGCACTCAGCATAATGATCGGGATATTTTGTTCTTCCCTGATTTTAAACGTAGCTGTTATGCCATCCATATTAGGCATCATGACATCCAGTAAAATAAGATGTATTTTTTGTTTTTTTAACTGCTCCAGCGCTTCTAACCCATCCTGGGCTTTTATCACCTGTAATCCTTCGTTTTTTAAATATATTTCAATTCCGTCCCGTATTTCTTTATCATCATCAACAATTAATACTGTGTGTTTATTCATTCAAGATTCCCCCCTCACGAAGTATAGCATGTCATTTTCAGGTGTTGTTTGTAAGTATAAATACAATTTCTTAAATAATGGGAAGGGGAAATATGAAGAATTTCTTAAGAAGTTCAGGGTTTAGATTTTTTTAGTCCAACCATTACCGTAGTGACCGCCATGAACGCAAAAAAACCGACAACCTAAACGGGTATCGGATTTTTTGAATTCATGCACTGCCAACCATAAAAAAGGCAACAAAACTAAGCACGAGCACAAGGTTTCCCACTAGCCCTAATCCGCTGCAGATAATCCCCGATATCGCCAGTCCTTTACCTAGTCCGTTATGTTCAACAATTTGAGATAATGCCCTCACACCTAAGATTGCGCCGGCGATACCAAGGATCAGTCCGATGAGGGGGATCAGTAGAGAAAGAATCCCGAGTGTCAGCGAGACAATCGAGTTACTGTTCGTTTGTTTTACATCCATCTTTAATCAGCTCCTTACTTTACCCTACGATTTAAGCATCGATTTGTTTCAATCATTTAGTAATTGCGGACAATCCGTTTATAATAAAGCAAACAGGACACATTAATCCTGTATGTCAAACCGGAACGGGGAGAGACTATGACACAGCATTTTACGCATCAGGCAGGCTGGTCGCTTCAACACACTTACACAGCGCTGCCCGAGATTTTTTATTCGCACATTCAACCAAATAAGGTCAGCAGCCCTGACTATGTTTTAGTAAATGACAGGCTGGCAGAGGAGCTTGGGTTAAACCCTGAAGGCTTACGTTCGGACGAAAACTTGAATAGGCTGGCTGGCAATGTGGCTTCAGAACAGGCGATTGCACAGGCTTACGCCGGGCATCAGTTCGGCTATTTCAATATGCTTGGAGACGGCCGTGCTTTATTACTTGGAGAACAAAAGAAGCCGAATGGTCAAATCGTTGACATTCAATTAAAGGGTTCAGGACGTACCCCTTATTCCAGAGGTGGAGACGGCCGCGCTGCACTTGGTCCGATGCTTCGGGAATATATCATCAGCGAAGCCATGCATGGCCTTGGGATTTTAACGACGAGAAGTCTTGCCGTTGTGGCAACAGGAGAGCCCGTTTACCGTGAAACCGTGAAGCAGGGGGCGGTCCTGACACGCGTTGCAGCCAGCCATTTACGGGTAGGAACCTTCCAATTCGCCGCTAAATGGGGAGGCAAAGAAGCGCTTCAGTCATTATCTGATTATGCAATCGAAAGGCACTACGCTGAACTGAAATCAGAAGAAAACCCTTATTTTGCTTTTCTGATGGCCGTCATCAAACGTCAGGCGGCTCTGATCGCTAAATGGCAGCACGTAGGGTTTATTCATGGCGTCATGAATACAGATAATATGACCATCAGTGGTGAGACGATTGATTATGGACCATGCGCCTTTATGGATACGTACAATCCGGCAACGGTCTTCAGCTCCATTGACCGTGACGGCCGCTACGCCTATTATAATCAGCCGCATATCGGTGGCTGGAATCTGGCTCGCTTTGCTGAAAGCCTGATTCCACTTCTGCATGAAGATCAGGATGAGGCCATCAAACTAGCCCAGCAGGCCATCGAACAATATTCCGGCTTTTATCAGGAAAACTGGCTGAGCGGGATGCGGAGCAAGCTTGGATTGTTTAATGAAGAGCAAGAAGACCTTGCACTCGCAAACCGCTTACTGGAGCTCATGGAACAGCACAGAGCGGACTATACAAATACATTCCGCGCATTGACGCTGGAGGAGAACACAGGACTTGAATCAGATGAAGGTTTTAATGAATGGCTGCAGCAGTGGAATGCAAGACTCGATCGTCAGGAACAGTCACTTTCAGACGTCCAGAACTTAATGAAGTCCGCTAATCCATCCGTGATTCCACGTAATCACCTTGTGGAAGAAGCATTGGAAGCGGCCGAGTCAGGAGATCTATCTAAAGTGGAGAAGCTGCTTGAAGTAGTTACGAATCCTTATGAATACCGCGTTGAAGAACCTGCTTTTTGTCGTCCGGGTGATCCGGATCGCGGGTATCAGACTTATTGCGGGACATAAAGTGAATATGATTTTGAAGGCCGGAACCGGGTATGGTGCCGGCCTTGCTTTTTTTTTTGAAGAGATGAGGGAATGTGAGGTACTGCGGCGGATTCGTGAGTTTGTGGTGGTAGTTTGTGAGGTTCGGGGATGAGTTCGTGAGTTCAGCCACCACTTTCGTGAGTTCCAAAAAAAGTTCGTCAGTTTAGTGAAATTAGACCTATGCTCAAAACCTCTCCATTTGCCGCGAATCTGAATCGCAGAATCCACGAAGCCTGTTCCGCGTCAATCTTCCACTCGCATCCAGTTGTCGCATGTTATAATGGGAATAAAAGGAGATCAGATCTTATGCTGAACAAAACTTCATCAAAAAAGAAAAGAAATGATTCAGAAAGCTTGTCGGGGGATTTTAGAGCCTGGGCCATTGGTGAAGCCGTCATTCAGGTCATTCTTTTTGTTCCGCGACTTATTATTACATTTATAAGATTTCTACTGCCATAAAGAATAAGGGGGGTTCAGATGCATTATCAGGTCAAAAATAATGGTGACTATTCAGAAAAAATCGGGGAACTCGTATCAATGCTTGACATCACACGAGATGGAACATTAAAGGATCTTGAGGGTCTATCTGTGGAAGATCTGGACTTTCTTACAGATGAATCAGCAAATTCAATTGGTATGTTATTAGCTCACATGGCAGCGATAGAGTTTGTCCATCAGCTGATTACATTTGAAAACCGTGATTTTTCTGAGGAAGAATGGAAAGTGTGGGGAGCCGCGATAAGTTTGGGTGAGAAAGGCCGCTCAGAAATCAAGGGATTTCCGCTCTCTTATTATCTGCAAAAACTCAAAGAAGTCCGCGAATACACACTGTCACAATTGAAAACGAAAACAGATGAGTGGCTATACACAGAAGGTCTGTGGCCAAACGGAGTGAAAGTGAACCATTATTATTTCTGGTACCACGTCATGGAGGACGAAATCGGCCACCGCGGACAAATCCGTCTGATTAAGAAGCAGTTGAGATCTAAAAGTAAAATTTAATTACACAAGTACATAAACAGATGAAAAGGTTTCAGAGAATGTCAGTTCCGGTCACACATTCGTGAGGTTAGCGCGAGAGTTCGTAAGCTTCCAGCATGAGTTTGTGAGTTGTCCATCCACTTTTGTGAGTTCCTGAAGAAGTTCGTGAGTTCAGTGATATTTGACCTATCCCGCAACTTCTTGATTTGCCGCGAATCAGCTTTTTCATGTTAACGAGTCTGATTCCGCGTCACTTCATTCTTATTTTATACATAATCAAACAGGTCTTCTCCACGATAAAAAAATTAATCCCACTACTCACATATTACCATGCAAGACCTGAAACTCAGTCTAAGAAGGAGTCTTCCAATGCACCCAAAATCCAGAGGCTGTTTTACCATTGTTCAAAATGAAAAAGAGGAAGTATTGCTGGTTAAAAGAAAGGACTACCCTCTCTGGGACCTTCCAGGAGGTGTGCTGGATGATGCAGAAACGCTGAGCCGGTGTGCTGAAAGAGAGATCCGGGAAGAAAGCGGATATATTGTTTCCATTCAAAAGCAAATCGCCCAATATGAGATTGATGGAAGAGATGTTCAATACATATTTTCGGGTGTCCTTGAAGGGGGCACACCGATACAGGATGGCCCTGAAACTGCGGAGGTCAGGTGGTTTCCTTTGAATAGACTGCCATACTTCATGATCCCCCATAGAAAAAAACAGATCAAATCCTATCTGAAAGTCCCCTGAAGCATTTATCCAACATTCGCTACAGGATCCATGGTATATCAAAATAGCGAAATCTAATAGAAAAAAGGGTTAACGCTACCTTAACGAGAAAAGAGTATAGAGGAGTTGAGGGTCATCTATGGGTTATGAACAAGCATTTCAGGAATATATAAACGCGACAAATACGCACGACTTTAACAATGTAAGGAAGCACCTGCACGACGATGCTTTATACTGGTTCACCAATAAAACCTGCGTTACCCCGTCTGAAATTCAGGCTTACTTTGAAACGACTTGGGAAGTCATCCGTGATGAAGAATATTGGGCAACGGACATCCGATGGCTGCATGCTGATGAGCAATCTGCGACTTGTGTGTATGCCTATCACTACCGGGGTATTTATGATGGAAAACCGGTCTCGGGGAGCGGACGCGCAACGAATGTGTTTAAAGTAGATGATGACGGAGATTGGAAGCTGATTCATGAGCATTTGAGCAGTATAAAATAATAAGGTTGGGGTGATCAAATGGACAGCATTATTTTTGATCTGGATGGAACGCTATGGGATCCGAGAAAAACGGTGTTAACCTCCTGGAATCAGGCGATCAGTCAAAGTTCGCTGACTGATAAGACCTTGACTGAGGAAGATTTAACGAAAACAATGGGCCTGCAAATGCACGAAATTGCGCAGGTGTTTTTTCCGGAGCTTGATGAAAAAAAGCAAATGGAGATCATGGATTACTGCACAGAAATTGAAATTCCCTACGTGGCGCAGCATGGAGGAGAGCTGTACCCTGATCTGGAGGAAACGCTTAAAAAACTCTCTGAAAAATATCAATTGTTTATCGTCAGCAACTGCCAGGACGGGTATATCGAGGCTTTTTATGAATACCACAAGCTTGATCACTATTTTCAGGACTACGAAAATCCTGGGAGAACGGGTTTGACAAAAGGGGAAAACATTAAGCTGGTGATGGAACGAAACAATCTGAAGTCGCCGGTTTATGTTGGTGATACGCAGGGAGACCGCAACGCTGCCCGCCATGCAGGAGTTCCGTTTGTATTTGCAAAATACGGATTTGGCGAAGTGGATGATTTTCATTACGAGATTGACGGGTTGAAAGAATTGCCGGAGTTGTTTAAGTGATAAAGGGATGGTTTTTCATTGCAGGGGGAGTGTTCATCCTTCTGCTTGTTTTTTATGGCATTTATGATTCCTTTTTTAAAGTTCATACAGGACCGGTTGGGGCTGGAGAGGTACCGGTTAGTACCTATATGTCGCTTAGTGTGGCTTTTTTATCGGCGATACTTTGTCTCTTAAGAGGTCGTTATGAGATCAAGAAGCGTGGAGCAGAGGAGGCTAATTCAAATGATGGTTAATAAGGAAAAGGGCCCTATTAAGATTTCCACAGAAAGACTCTGCTTAAAGACTGGGATTCAGCCTCAAATGGCGCTGGACTATTACGTAAGAAATCGAAAATTCCTGTCAAAATGGGAATCGGAAAGGGAAGAAGCGTTTTTTACACTTGAAATGCAACGCACCATATTAGAAAATGATCAATCAGCCATGTTGAACGGTCAATCATATCGTTTCTGGATCTTTGAACATGGTGAACCTGATCGCGTAATTGGTTGTGTTTCGGTTCAAAATATTCTTCGCAGCATTATGCAATCCTGTATTCTCGGCTATAAGCTGGATCACTCGATGGTTGGAAAAGGCTATATCACAGAAGCCTTGCGTGGTGTCATTACTTTTGTGTTTTCAGAGCTTGCACTACACAGAATTGAAGCACCTATTATGCCTTCCAACAAACCTTCAATCCGGGTTATCGAAAAGCTGGGTTTTCGTTATGAAGGGACAACACAGAAGATGATGAAGGTGAATGGCGTCTGGGAGGATCACGAAAGGTGGTCTCTTTTAAACACAGCAGATGAATTGTTGTAGAAATGGAAAGCTCATGATGAATATGGGAACAAAAATCACAGCAGAAGCCATCTATCACCGGCTTCTGCTGTTTTGTGTACCGCTATATTTAATGATTAATGTCCGAGTCTGAAAAGTTCAACCTTCTTGTTTTCAGGACTGTCCGGTTCATACGTTTGAACATAAAATTGCTGAGAATCTTCCGTCCAGTATCCGCTGTAGGAAATGACAGCATATAATTCAGCATGTTCCATCACCAGAGAAGTGTGGGTCAACTGAAGACCCTCAAGTCGACCGACATACACATTCTGAAAGAACTCACTTCCCATCTGGATGGATGTATTAAATAAAAGATACTGACCGTCAGGAGAGAGATTAAAGGATGGTGTCCAGATTCCTTCCTCCGTTTTTCCTCCGGAAACGAGCATTTCTATTTCGTTCGTTTGAAGATCCTTGATGAATATACCTGATTGACCATCCATCATGCCGCTGAATATGAATTTCTGATCTATCAACACGTACTCTTCGGTTGGATGAAGTTGATCCAGCTCAAGTAAAAGCTCCGGATATCCACCCTTGGCCAATCGATAAATACCATAAGCCCCATCTTTCAGTTTTCCAGATAACAAAAGACCGGACTCGCTGACCTGAAAGTTTTGAGGGTGAATGGAGTCCGCTATGAACCTTGAATCCATTATCCATTCGCTGGTTTCCATCGAAGCAGTATCAATGACTTCAATTGCTCCGTCCGTGTAATAGCTTTCAGGATTGATGATAAAATGACTTTCTCCCCCTGAAAAGTAAGGCTGGTCAATTAATCCTTCCTCACCAAGCGTTCCGATCAGCGTATCCTCACCTGACTCCAGATCAGCCAGAAATAAAAGCTCATCTTCTATCGTCAGCGCCATTTTTCCGTCCTTTGATATATCGATAAAAGGCTTGTCGGAGACCTCGGTATGGTTTCCTGTTTCTGTGTCAACACGGATCATTTTGTTACCATCAGAAAAGAAACTTGAAGCACCATGAAAGCCATAAAATTCCTCAGAGAAAAATGCTATGTCGAAGGTCTGTTCATGCGTAAAAGCAAGCGTTTGATCCGCCAGCATACTTTCTGTTTTGATGTCCTCTTGTACAGTGACAGTTTCCTGCGCAGCAGAGCTCATGACGCATCCTGCTGTTAACAGGCTGGTGAACACAAGTGCGATAGAAAGACTCTTTGGTTTGTTCATTTGATATCCTCCTCAAAAGTAAGTTCTTCTATAGAGTAAGGGAAGGATTTTTCCAACCTTTACGCACTTGTTTCCAGTTTGTTTCCGGCCGGGAAAATCATTTTGACTTGAACGGTCTGATCTTGCTGCTCCATTGTAATCGTGCCATGATTGGACTCTACAAGCTGCTTTGTAATGAATAAACCTAAGCCATGACTGTCCTTGGAAGACCGGAGAACGAATGGTTCAAACAGCTGACTTTTTATTTCCGCAGTCAGGCGGGGTGCATGGTTGGATACAGTGATTTCGTGAGACACATGAATATCAATGGCGTGTCCCGGTGTACCATGCTTAATCGCATTATCAAGCACATTCATCATGATCTGTTTCATCTCATTTCTGTTTGCTGAAAGGATCGTGGGTTCACCTGACAGCTTGAACGTCATCCCGTATTTGCCCGCCTTCAGTTCGAGATCTTCAAGGATGTATTGTGTAAAAGAATACATGTCGACTTCTTCGGTGCTGCGCGGACCCGTTTCGGCTGTCGAAAGGGACAATAGCCGGCTAACCATCTCGTTCAGGCGCTGGCTTTCCAGATGAATCCGACTGGCGGCCTTTTGCAGAAAA
Coding sequences:
- a CDS encoding HAMP domain-containing sensor histidine kinase codes for the protein MDTKLRDKLAMIFWLLLLSYGTGGLFNAWSSLWSIPYFSAFSWIFTGGAAMALAIVFIWFNNAKLTRQLSPEKWQPFYDRIPLDAALIIVLISWGVCLDHFRSSNILDINYVNTYSSSFIYYFVHGTIAFSFSLFQSVFLYRRLKAFSNWQHDVKASLSYRLWKIVSEAFVRRHLAWQLLFLALSVGASGVFVVGVLIEAQFFIFLLPLFILSCLLMLFMFKRIGYLNQIVTASEQAAQGNLQQNLPVKGKSIFAELAQNINTMKDGVHVSRQEQAKSERLKTELITNVSHDLRTPLTSIMTYTQLLKDQQLPQEEQRKYVDIIDQKSKRLKMLIEDLFEVSKMASGSVELIKSRIDINQLLEQALGEHDDAVQQSSIQIRVSKPNTPVMAFVDGQKLWRVFDNLIGNILKYSMDHTRAYIQLEEDHHQIKLTFKNISKFELSDNLDELFERFKRGDESRHTEGSGLGLAISKSIIDLHEGRMDLTVDGDLFKVTILLKK
- a CDS encoding protein adenylyltransferase SelO, whose product is MTQHFTHQAGWSLQHTYTALPEIFYSHIQPNKVSSPDYVLVNDRLAEELGLNPEGLRSDENLNRLAGNVASEQAIAQAYAGHQFGYFNMLGDGRALLLGEQKKPNGQIVDIQLKGSGRTPYSRGGDGRAALGPMLREYIISEAMHGLGILTTRSLAVVATGEPVYRETVKQGAVLTRVAASHLRVGTFQFAAKWGGKEALQSLSDYAIERHYAELKSEENPYFAFLMAVIKRQAALIAKWQHVGFIHGVMNTDNMTISGETIDYGPCAFMDTYNPATVFSSIDRDGRYAYYNQPHIGGWNLARFAESLIPLLHEDQDEAIKLAQQAIEQYSGFYQENWLSGMRSKLGLFNEEQEDLALANRLLELMEQHRADYTNTFRALTLEENTGLESDEGFNEWLQQWNARLDRQEQSLSDVQNLMKSANPSVIPRNHLVEEALEAAESGDLSKVEKLLEVVTNPYEYRVEEPAFCRPGDPDRGYQTYCGT
- a CDS encoding DinB family protein; protein product: MHYQVKNNGDYSEKIGELVSMLDITRDGTLKDLEGLSVEDLDFLTDESANSIGMLLAHMAAIEFVHQLITFENRDFSEEEWKVWGAAISLGEKGRSEIKGFPLSYYLQKLKEVREYTLSQLKTKTDEWLYTEGLWPNGVKVNHYYFWYHVMEDEIGHRGQIRLIKKQLRSKSKI
- a CDS encoding DUF4190 domain-containing protein, which translates into the protein MDVKQTNSNSIVSLTLGILSLLIPLIGLILGIAGAILGVRALSQIVEHNGLGKGLAISGIICSGLGLVGNLVLVLSFVAFFMVGSA
- a CDS encoding YybH family protein yields the protein MGYEQAFQEYINATNTHDFNNVRKHLHDDALYWFTNKTCVTPSEIQAYFETTWEVIRDEEYWATDIRWLHADEQSATCVYAYHYRGIYDGKPVSGSGRATNVFKVDDDGDWKLIHEHLSSIK
- a CDS encoding TolB-like translocation protein, which encodes MNKPKSLSIALVFTSLLTAGCVMSSAAQETVTVQEDIKTESMLADQTLAFTHEQTFDIAFFSEEFYGFHGASSFFSDGNKMIRVDTETGNHTEVSDKPFIDISKDGKMALTIEDELLFLADLESGEDTLIGTLGEEGLIDQPYFSGGESHFIINPESYYTDGAIEVIDTASMETSEWIMDSRFIADSIHPQNFQVSESGLLLSGKLKDGAYGIYRLAKGGYPELLLELDQLHPTEEYVLIDQKFIFSGMMDGQSGIFIKDLQTNEIEMLVSGGKTEEGIWTPSFNLSPDGQYLLFNTSIQMGSEFFQNVYVGRLEGLQLTHTSLVMEHAELYAVISYSGYWTEDSQQFYVQTYEPDSPENKKVELFRLGH
- a CDS encoding GNAT family N-acetyltransferase, with protein sequence MALDYYVRNRKFLSKWESEREEAFFTLEMQRTILENDQSAMLNGQSYRFWIFEHGEPDRVIGCVSVQNILRSIMQSCILGYKLDHSMVGKGYITEALRGVITFVFSELALHRIEAPIMPSNKPSIRVIEKLGFRYEGTTQKMMKVNGVWEDHERWSLLNTADELL
- a CDS encoding HAD family hydrolase, whose amino-acid sequence is MDSIIFDLDGTLWDPRKTVLTSWNQAISQSSLTDKTLTEEDLTKTMGLQMHEIAQVFFPELDEKKQMEIMDYCTEIEIPYVAQHGGELYPDLEETLKKLSEKYQLFIVSNCQDGYIEAFYEYHKLDHYFQDYENPGRTGLTKGENIKLVMERNNLKSPVYVGDTQGDRNAARHAGVPFVFAKYGFGEVDDFHYEIDGLKELPELFK
- a CDS encoding response regulator transcription factor, translating into MNKHTVLIVDDDKEIRDGIEIYLKNEGLQVIKAQDGLEALEQLKKQKIHLILLDVMMPNMDGITATFKIREEQNIPIIMLSAKSEDTDKILGLQIGADDYVTKPFNPLELIARVKSQLRRFVTLGHFEDQTHVIKLNGLALDPEAKEVSVDGETVKLTPTEFRIVELMMRHPGRVFSINDIYERVWKEPSYNAENTVAVHIRKIREKIEIDPKNPRYLKVVWGIGYKIER
- a CDS encoding NUDIX hydrolase; this translates as MHPKSRGCFTIVQNEKEEVLLVKRKDYPLWDLPGGVLDDAETLSRCAEREIREESGYIVSIQKQIAQYEIDGRDVQYIFSGVLEGGTPIQDGPETAEVRWFPLNRLPYFMIPHRKKQIKSYLKVP